The DNA window CGCGTCGTCGATGGCGTCGCCAGTTATAGCCGTCAGGCGTGCCAGCGCCGATGGTCGACGAAGAGTTGCTCGCTCGCGTCCAGGACGTCCAGGTAGTCGGTCCTGTGCTCGCGAGTTGGATGGACGCCGAAGTCCGTCAACAGAAGCCGGAGGATGGACTCGATGCTGACCCGGCCGGTGGGGATGTGGGCGTGCCGATCCAGCGCGCTGGAACTCACGTGGAGATGCGGGAAGTCGACACCGGGTAGCGGCGTGGGGTGCCAATGCCAGGAGATCAGCTCCCGCCCGTCGGCGTCATCGAGGCGGTAGTCGTAGGCGACCGTGCTGACATGCCAGACCTTCGGAGCCTCCTCCACCATCCGGAAGCTGTGCGCGAGGCCGAAGTGGACATCGCCTTTCGTCGAGCGCAGCTTGAGAGGTTCGACGGACAGAGTCAGCGCCCCCACTTGGTCATGTCCCTTGCCCCCACTCGCCAACACCTGAGCGTTCGTCACGCACGACAAGGCCCGTTTGAGGGGCTCGAGGAACGCAGCTTTGGCTGCGGCAGCTGACCTACCGGGCAAAGGGGAGGAGCATGATCAGGTGGAGAACGTCGCGATCATCGAGATCCAACTGGCCTGCGTCGTACGCCGCCTCGAACTGCTCCAGCGTCAGATTGAGCAGCCGCCGCGTACGCTCGTCCAGCATCTCGCGGCCCTCGGCGCGGTCGAGCTCGACAACACCGGGCTCCCCGGTAATGGGGCTCATGGCCAGCCTCCTCTCGGTCACTTGCGCATCGCCAACGCATCACTAGGTCAAGGGTTGCACAGCTCACCGACATGAACCAGTTGCGTCGAGGAGGTGTGGACAAACGTTCGAGGTGACCTGAGGCGATCCCGTACCGGCCGATAGCGTGAGGTCGATCCGGCGAGGAAGGGACGCGGCCATGGCAGCTTGGGCCGACCACGCGATCTGGTGGCAGGTGTACCCGCTCGGCTTCGTCGGCGCGGAACGTTCCGCCCTGCCGCCGGACGCTGAACCGGTGCATCGCCTCGACCGGTTGGAGGCGTGGCTCGACTACCTCGTCGGCCTTGGCTGCAACGGGCTCGCGCTCGGGCCGGTGTTCGCGTCGGAGACGCACGGGTACGACACCGTCGATCACCTCCGGGTCGACCCCAGGCTCGGCGACACGCACGACCTCGACGCGCTGATCGCCGCCTGCCAGGCGAAGGGTGTCCGCGTGCTGCTCGACGGCGTGTTCAACCACGTCGGACGCGGGTTCGGCCCGTTCCAGGACGTGCTCGCGCACGGCCGCGCGTCGGCGTACGCGAACTGGTTCCGGCTCGACTGGACCGACGACGGCTTCGACTACGCGGACTTCGAGGGTCACCGGCAGCTCGTCGCGCTCAACCACGACGAGCCCGCCGTCGTCGAGTACGTGGCCGAGGTGATGACGCACTGGCTCGACCGCGGCATCGACGGGTGGCGGCTCGACGTCGCCTACGCCGCGCCGTTGCCGTTCTGGCGCCAGGTCACCGATCGGGTGCACGCGCGGCACCCGGACGCGTGGCTGTTCGGCGAGGTGATCCACGGTGACTACGCCGGCTTCGTCCGCGAGGGTGGCCTGGACTCGACCACGCAGTACGAACTGTGGAAGGCGATCTGGAGCTCGCTGAACGATCGCAACCTCTTCGAGCTGGCGTGGGCGTTCGACCGGCACGCGAAGCTGCTCGAGGAGTTCGTTCCCCAGACGTTCGTCGGCAACCACGACGTGACGCGGATCGTCAGCAAGCTGGTGGACGAACGGCATCTCGGCCACGCGCTCGCGGTCCTGTTCACGCTGGGCGGCGTGCCGAGCGTCTATGCCGGCGACGAGCAGGCGTTCCGCGGCGTCAAGGAGGATCGGGAGGGCGGCGACGACGAGATCCGGCCGGCGTTCCCGGCCGCGCCGGACGCGCTGGCGTCGGAGGGTTGGCCGCTGTATCGGCTGCACCAGGACCTCATCGGCCTGCGCCGGCGACATGCCTGGCTGGTGCGGGCGTCGGTGCGGGTGGACAAGCTCGCGAACCAGCAGCTGGCGTACACCGTCTCCGCCGCGGACACCGAGGAACGGCTGCTCGTTCTGCTCAACCTGGCCGACGATCCGTTTCGGTTCGACGTCCCAGCGGGCATGGTGAAGCTGAAAGGCTCGCGCGAGGCGGGAGAACCTGCCATCGTCGAAGCACACGGGTGGTCGATCCTGGGGTGATGTGATGCGCAAGTACGTGATCATGGGCGTCCAGGGCAGCGGGAAGGGCACCCAGGCCGACCTGCTGGCGGTCGACCTCGACCTGGTGCAGATCAGCGTCGGCGACATGTTCCGCTGGCACGTGAAGAACCACACGAAGATCGGCGCCCAGGTCCGCCGCGTGATGGCCGCCGGCGAGTTGGTGCCGGACGACCTGGTGGAGTCGCTCGTACGTCAGCGCCTGGAGCAGCACGACTGGAACTTCGGCTTCATCGTCGACGGATTTCCGCGGAACGCGCGGCAGGCCGAGTTCTTCCTGGAGAGCTACGACATCGACGGCGTGATCCAGCTCGACCTGCCCGACGAAGAGGTCCGCCGCCGCATCCTCGCCCGTCGCCTGTGCTCCAAGTGCGGCATGGACTACAACCTCATCGCCGACCGCCCCACGGTGCCCGACCGCTGCGACGTCTGCGGCGGCGAGCTCGTCAGCCGCGAGGACGACACCGAAGAGGCGTTGGCGGCACGGCTGAAGGACTACCACGAGAAGACGAATCCCCTGCTGGATCTCTTCCGCCGCAAGGAGTTCGTCTTCGCCGTCGACGCCCGCGCCGACAAGGCGACCGTGCAACAGGAGATCCGCGCCAAGCTCAACCTCCCGCCCTACCAGGGCGAGGAGAGCTGAGCTACTCCTTCTCCGCGCCCAGAAAGGCCAGGCAGGGTTCGACGCCTTCGAGGGTCGCGTCGACCGTACGGTGCTGCTCCCACGCTTCCCGCGTCAGCCGGAAGTGCTGCTCCAGAGCGACCTTGCCGCGAGAGATGCCCCGCCCCATCCCGTTCTCCGCATACCCGAGCTTGCGCGACACCGTCAGCGAAGCGGGGTTGTGCAGGTAGCCGGTCGACACCGCTTCTTCCGCGCCCAGGCCGGCGAAGGCCAGGTGCAGCATCGCCGCGCGCATCTCGGTGCCGATGCCACGACCCTGGTAACGCAACCCCAGCCACGACTCGGAAGTCACCTGGCGCTGGATGGCGAAGTCGTCGGCCTCCACCTCCTGCACGCCCACCGGGTCGCCGTCGACGAAGACGACCAGGTTCAGAGCCCACGAGTCCGGCTTGATCTCGGACTGGCGCTTCCAATGTTGCTGGATCACCCGGCGAGAAAGCTTCGGACCAGGCAGCTCCGACCACGGGTTCCCGAACGGCATCATGTCCGGCTCGTGGATCCCCTCGGCGGCCAGCTCAGCCAGCGTGGCCAGCTCGTCGCCGGAGGGGAACCGCAGTTCCAGCCGAGAGGTCCGGACACGTAGGCCTAGCACGGGGATGTGGTCGATCAGCATGGCGACAGGCTAGCGAGTACGCACGAAGATGTCGTCCGCGTTGTTGCTGTCCCCCGCGACCAGGTTGGCGGCGTCCGAGGCGAACGCAACGACACCGTCGTCGC is part of the Tenggerimyces flavus genome and encodes:
- a CDS encoding GNAT family N-acetyltransferase; amino-acid sequence: MLIDHIPVLGLRVRTSRLELRFPSGDELATLAELAAEGIHEPDMMPFGNPWSELPGPKLSRRVIQQHWKRQSEIKPDSWALNLVVFVDGDPVGVQEVEADDFAIQRQVTSESWLGLRYQGRGIGTEMRAAMLHLAFAGLGAEEAVSTGYLHNPASLTVSRKLGYAENGMGRGISRGKVALEQHFRLTREAWEQHRTVDATLEGVEPCLAFLGAEKE
- a CDS encoding adenylate kinase family protein; this translates as MRKYVIMGVQGSGKGTQADLLAVDLDLVQISVGDMFRWHVKNHTKIGAQVRRVMAAGELVPDDLVESLVRQRLEQHDWNFGFIVDGFPRNARQAEFFLESYDIDGVIQLDLPDEEVRRRILARRLCSKCGMDYNLIADRPTVPDRCDVCGGELVSREDDTEEALAARLKDYHEKTNPLLDLFRRKEFVFAVDARADKATVQQEIRAKLNLPPYQGEES
- a CDS encoding alpha-amylase family protein, whose product is MAAWADHAIWWQVYPLGFVGAERSALPPDAEPVHRLDRLEAWLDYLVGLGCNGLALGPVFASETHGYDTVDHLRVDPRLGDTHDLDALIAACQAKGVRVLLDGVFNHVGRGFGPFQDVLAHGRASAYANWFRLDWTDDGFDYADFEGHRQLVALNHDEPAVVEYVAEVMTHWLDRGIDGWRLDVAYAAPLPFWRQVTDRVHARHPDAWLFGEVIHGDYAGFVREGGLDSTTQYELWKAIWSSLNDRNLFELAWAFDRHAKLLEEFVPQTFVGNHDVTRIVSKLVDERHLGHALAVLFTLGGVPSVYAGDEQAFRGVKEDREGGDDEIRPAFPAAPDALASEGWPLYRLHQDLIGLRRRHAWLVRASVRVDKLANQQLAYTVSAADTEERLLVLLNLADDPFRFDVPAGMVKLKGSREAGEPAIVEAHGWSILG